The following are encoded in a window of Candidatus Cloacimonadota bacterium genomic DNA:
- a CDS encoding response regulator has protein sequence MKKKRIILVEDERIIAEDIKSTLSSHNYEVLDIFSKGEDALQNYHKLAPDLILMDIMLAGKLNGIQTAKKIHEEFNVPIIYLTAYANEDILSQAKITEPYGYLIKPFEERELYATIEMAFYRYKLESEIQKTQMRLSTVFNNVPNIILYEYGKKRQFISDNVNDLLGYTDQEVINNKQALLDLIHPEDKQIIYEKIENWNKNDRQGMLTIWYKVKHSDGYYVWVEDRLIEIKNSKEGNYITGVIVDNSNLKKAEEALKKSRSRYRAIVEDQTEFICRFDSNKLITFVNMAFCRLMNSDLVDLIGSGWNDYFPEQEIKKINKLLENLNVENPYSTIEFWFQDHKTEKLYLEWTFRAIFNDDNEFIEFQAVGKDTTQRKKAEIEKEKIREQLHQSQKMEVLGNLAGGIAHDFNNLLTAINGYADVAIKKLLPSDSALKDIEVIKDCGLKAAALTKQLLGFSRKQIIEKKLIDVNQIISNLNRILLRLIGNDISLQMNFSEEKSLINADANQVEQVLINLIVNAKDAMQNGGKIIVKTKKEYLDDITAKKLELEKAGNYEVISVQDNGSGIAPENLEKIFEPFFTTKELGKGTGLGLATVFGIVKQNNGHIEIETKLEKGTTFQIYLPSAEATETELNDSNKESDQETELTRGSETILLVEDEEAIRDFVASILKEYGYNVLEASNGEEGLRLAQNYENNIQLLLSDIRMPKMTGPELATGIKQIYPDIKIIFVSGHTENDKIRSDIEKSEAAFLQKPFSFEALVEKVRTELDKR, from the coding sequence ATGAAGAAAAAGCGAATTATTTTAGTAGAAGATGAACGAATAATAGCGGAAGATATTAAAAGCACTTTATCGTCACATAATTATGAAGTTCTGGATATCTTTTCAAAAGGTGAAGATGCTCTGCAAAATTACCATAAACTTGCTCCAGATCTAATTCTGATGGATATTATGCTGGCTGGTAAACTTAATGGGATCCAAACCGCAAAAAAAATTCATGAAGAATTCAACGTTCCGATAATTTACCTCACTGCCTATGCAAATGAAGATATTTTGTCTCAAGCAAAAATTACTGAACCTTATGGTTATCTTATAAAACCGTTTGAAGAAAGAGAACTTTACGCTACAATCGAGATGGCTTTTTATCGTTATAAACTGGAAAGCGAAATCCAAAAAACTCAAATGCGTTTATCTACCGTTTTCAACAATGTTCCAAATATCATCTTATATGAATATGGAAAGAAACGGCAATTTATTTCAGACAATGTTAATGATTTACTAGGATATACAGATCAGGAAGTAATTAATAATAAACAGGCTTTGCTTGATCTTATCCATCCTGAAGATAAACAGATAATTTATGAAAAAATTGAGAATTGGAATAAAAACGATCGGCAGGGAATGCTGACAATTTGGTATAAAGTTAAACATTCCGATGGTTATTATGTCTGGGTTGAAGATCGTCTGATCGAGATTAAAAACTCGAAAGAGGGAAACTATATAACTGGTGTCATTGTGGACAATTCCAATCTAAAAAAAGCTGAAGAAGCTTTGAAAAAGAGCCGTTCACGATATCGTGCAATTGTAGAAGATCAGACCGAGTTTATCTGCAGGTTCGATAGCAATAAATTAATTACTTTTGTGAATATGGCTTTTTGTCGTTTGATGAACAGCGATCTTGTGGATCTGATCGGATCCGGCTGGAACGATTATTTTCCTGAACAGGAAATTAAGAAAATAAATAAACTCCTTGAAAATCTAAATGTAGAAAATCCTTATTCTACAATAGAATTCTGGTTTCAAGATCACAAAACCGAAAAATTGTATCTGGAATGGACTTTCCGGGCAATATTTAATGACGATAATGAATTCATTGAATTCCAGGCAGTGGGTAAAGATACTACCCAACGAAAAAAAGCAGAAATAGAAAAAGAAAAAATACGAGAACAACTTCATCAATCACAAAAAATGGAAGTTCTTGGAAATCTTGCCGGTGGTATTGCTCATGATTTCAACAACTTACTAACAGCTATAAATGGTTATGCCGATGTTGCCATCAAGAAATTGCTACCTTCTGACAGTGCCTTGAAAGATATCGAAGTGATCAAAGATTGTGGTCTTAAAGCTGCAGCTTTGACCAAACAATTATTAGGATTTTCAAGAAAGCAGATAATTGAGAAAAAGTTAATTGATGTGAATCAAATTATCTCTAATTTAAACAGAATACTTTTACGTTTGATCGGAAATGACATTTCGCTCCAAATGAATTTTTCTGAAGAAAAAAGCCTGATAAATGCTGATGCAAATCAAGTAGAACAAGTGCTTATAAATTTGATAGTTAACGCAAAAGATGCAATGCAAAATGGTGGTAAGATCATCGTAAAAACAAAGAAAGAGTATTTGGATGATATTACTGCAAAAAAATTGGAATTAGAAAAAGCTGGAAATTATGAAGTTATTTCTGTTCAAGATAATGGCAGTGGAATTGCCCCAGAAAATCTTGAAAAAATATTCGAACCTTTTTTCACTACGAAAGAATTAGGGAAAGGAACTGGATTAGGTTTAGCGACGGTTTTTGGTATTGTAAAACAAAATAATGGACACATAGAAATCGAAACTAAATTGGAAAAAGGAACTACATTCCAGATTTATTTACCTTCTGCTGAAGCTACAGAAACAGAACTTAATGATTCTAACAAAGAATCAGATCAAGAAACTGAACTTACTAGAGGGTCAGAAACAATTCTGCTGGTGGAAGATGAAGAAGCGATCAGAGATTTTGTTGCTTCCATTTTGAAAGAATATGGCTACAATGTTTTAGAAGCTTCAAACGGTGAAGAAGGTTTGCGTTTAGCTCAAAATTATGAAAATAATATCCAGCTTCTGCTTTCGGATATTAGAATGCCAAAAATGACAGGACCAGAATTGGCTACAGGAATTAAACAAATATACCCCGACATTAAAATAATTTTCGTTTCCGGTCATACCGAAAATGATAAAATAAGATCTGATATCGAAAAATCTGAAGCTGCATTTTTGCAGAAACCCTTTTCTTTTGAAGCATTAGTAGAAAAAGTTC